A window of Cryptomeria japonica chromosome 3, Sugi_1.0, whole genome shotgun sequence contains these coding sequences:
- the LOC131047961 gene encoding protein NSP-INTERACTING KINASE 2, translated as MDDLYKCSSILVVYLMLLGVTETSASLSPKGVNYEVVALIYIRDALLDTNHVLKEWDINSVDPCSWSTISCAADGSVMAMLMPNQSFAGTLSPYIGNLTNLQSLLLQNNEISGPIPVELGKLEKLETLDFSGNQFTGLIPSSLGQLKNLKYLRLNNNKLSGPFPAMLANISGLTLLDLSYNNLSGSIPRILAKSYNMSGNPLLCNRVKDCPVDSHSPLSVTLDPNKHTEPSGQHKSLKVVIALSVIFGCLAVFILSIGLLLWWQKRHHDLVFFAANEQRDPDICMGNLKRFSFRELQAATDNFNPKNILGQGGFGIVYKGCLRDGTLIAVKRLKDNNAAAGEVQFQTEVEMISLAVHKNLLRLNGFCMTRTERLLVYPYMPNGSVAYQLRGDNSHRKPTLDWYIRKRIALGAARGLLYLHDQCDPKIIHRDVKAANILLDEDFEAVVGDFGLAKLLDQRDSHVTTAVRGTVGHIAPEYLSTGQSSEKTDVFGFGILLLELITGQKALDFGHDSKQKGAMLDWVKKLHQERKLDLIVDKDLKGFYDRVEVEEMVQVALICTLFHPGHRPKMSEVVRMLEGDGLAERWEASQKVETPSYRRMESIPRRYSDFIEDSSFVVQAVELSGPR; from the exons ATGGATGACCTGTACAAATGTTCTTCCATACTTGTGGTGTATTTAATGCTGCTAGGTGTCACCGAGACCTCTGCATCCTTATCTCCGAAGGGAGTCAACTATGAAG TGGTAGCTCTAATTTACATTAGAGATGCACTTTTGGACACAAACCATGTATTGAAGGAGTGGGACATAAACTCTGTGGACCCCTGCAGTTGGAGCACAATCAGTTGTGCAGCTGATGGATCTGTCATGGCAAT GTTAATGCCCAACCAGAGTTTTGCTGGAACTCTTTCTCCATATATTGGGAACTTGACAAATCTTCAGTCCTT GTTATTACAGAATAATGAGATTTCTGGACCAATTCCAGTGGAATTAGGGAAGTTGGAAAAGCTTGAAACTCTTGATTTTTCTGGAAATCAATTTACTGGTTTGATTCCAAGCTCGTTAGGTCAGCTAAAGAACTTAAAGTACTT GCGACTCAACAACAACAAGCTTTCTGGACCCTTTCCAGCAATGCTGGCCAACATTTCAGGGCTGACTTTATT gGACTTATCCTACAATAATCTGAGTGGTTCTATACCGAGAATTCTGGCAAAGTCATACAA TATGTCTGGAAACCCGCTTCTTTGTAATAGGGTAAAGGATTGCCCTGTTGATTCTCACTCACCCCTTTCAGTCACTCTCGATCCTAATAAAC ATACAGAACCCTCTGGACAGCATAAGAGTCTGAAGGTGGTTATTGCACTTAGTGTCATTTTTGGTTGTCTAGCCGTCTTTATTCTTTCCATTGGACTCCTCCTATGGTGGCAAAAGAGACATCATGACCTTGTATTCTTTGCAGCTAATG AACAGCGTGATCCTGACATATGTATGGGAAATTTGAAGAGATTCTCCTTTCGAGAGCTCCAAGCTGCCACAGATAATTTCAATCCCAAGAATATTTTGGGTCAAGGAGGTTTTGGAATTGTATACAAAGGTTGTCTACGAGATGGCACCCTGATAGCAGTGAAAAGATTGAAAGACAATAATGCTGCAGCTGGAGAAGTCCAATTTCAAACAGAGGTGGAAATGATAAGCTTGGCAGTGCACAAGAATCTGTTACGATTGAATGGATTTTGCATGACACGTACAGAAAGACTGCTCGTGTATCCTTACATGCCGAATGGAAGTGTGGCCTATCAACTAAGAGGAG ATAATAGTCACAGAAAACCCACTCTGGATTGGTATATTCGCAAGAGGATAGCTCTTGGAGCTGCAAGGGGACTATTGTACTTGCACGATCAATGTGATCCTAAAATTATTCACCGCGATGTAAAAGCAGCAAACATATTATTGGATGAAGATTTTGAAGCTGTTGTGGGAGACTTTGGATTGGCAAAGCTCTTAGATCAGAGAGATTCCCATGTTACTACTGCTGTTCGAGGCACTGTTGGCCACATAGCTCCAGAATATCTATCAACAGGGCAATCATCAGAGAAAACTGATGTATTTGGATTTGGCATATTGCTGTTGGAACTCATAACTGGACAAAAAGCTCTCGATTTTGGTCATGATTCTAAGCAGAAAGGTGCAATGCTTGATTGG GTTAAAAAACTACACCAGGAGAGGAAATTGGATCTCATAGTAGATAAGGATTTGAAAGGTTTCTATGATAGAGTTGAAGTAGAGGAAATGGTGCAAGTGGCCTTGATATGCACTCTATTTCATCCTGGACATCGTCCCAAGATGTCTGAAGTGGTGAGAATGTTGGAAGGAGATGGACTGGCAGAAAGATGGGAAGCATCACAGAAAGTGGAAACTCCTAGCTACAGAAGGATGGAGTCTATTCCCAGGAGGTACTCAGATTTCATCGAAGACTCTTCTTTTGTTGTGCAAGCAGTGGAACTTTCTGGTCCACGATGA